The sequence GTCCAAAACCTGTTTTATCATTTGCAGAAAAAAGCTATGACTTTGGTACTGTAAAAGAAGAAGCCGGTAAAATCACACACGAATTTACATTCACAAATACAGGAAAAGCTCCATTGGTAATTCAACAAGTTACAGCTTCCTGTGGTTGCACTACTCCTTCATGGACAAAAGAACCGATTGCTCCGGGTGCAAAAGGGACTATTACTGTCACCTATTCGGCAG comes from Paludibacter jiangxiensis and encodes:
- a CDS encoding DUF1573 domain-containing protein, whose amino-acid sequence is MKRLSFFALLLCFTAFCFAQDGPKPVLSFAEKSYDFGTVKEEAGKITHEFTFTNTGKAPLVIQQVTASCGCTTPSWTKEPIAPGAKGTITVTYSAAGRPGSFQKSITVTNNSAENPVVLIIKGQVTPKATAQVTATK